Within the Spirochaetota bacterium genome, the region GTCCACGAACGGTATGCAACTGGTACAGCAAAAACTGATACTGATGTACAAAAAACAAACACCAGTAAAAATAATAACGTAAATCGTTTTACCATGGGAAACCTCTCTATATATAAATTAAATAATGATGTGGAATTAAACTAATCCCTTATTATAGTCATGCAACAATACAAGCATTCTGTCAATAATTTTTTATCAACTACTTGGTGCGTATCGTATAAAAATTTTTTTCTTCACAAATCATATTTTCCTTACACAATGCATCAAGTGCCAGGTGTATTTTTTCAAGGGGATAGTTTAGGTGCTGCAACAGTACCTCTTTATGGACTGTACCATTATGTACAAGAAACCGCACAATATCACCGCGAACCTTTCGCAGTGAGCTATGATACGGCGATTGCACTTTATACTGTGTGCTGTGTCGACTATAGTTATAGTGCTGTTTAATATATGCACCTGTGTCCATGAGTGCATTATAAAATCGCTTTGGATTAGCTTTATCCATAGTTGACTGTAACAGAGGCAGTATCAATACATCAGCAACCGTATCGTTTGTAGTAAAAAAAGTATAAATATATACAGTGCGAACGTTTGTTTCTACATATAAAGCTGGTTTTCCAAATGCAAATATTGAAACAGAAGCCGCCGTTGCCTTACCCAGCCCGGGCAGTTTTTGTAGCTCTTTTTCATCATCCGGAATTTTGCCGTTATACTGTGTTACAACAATCTTTGCACACTCCCATAGATACTTTGCCCGCCGGTTGTATCCTAATCCCTGCCATACTGCAAGCACTTCATGAAACGACGCTTTTGCCAGCGATTCAACTGAGGGAAATTTTTTGATAA harbors:
- a CDS encoding A/G-specific adenine glycosylase, giving the protein MDRLLDGLAAVRKSFNKKKKIDAAIKKKFLSCIYDYYDSNYRHLPWRTTDNSYHILVSEIMLQQTQVARVIEKYNQFIKKFPSVESLAKASFHEVLAVWQGLGYNRRAKYLWECAKIVVTQYNGKIPDDEKELQKLPGLGKATAASVSIFAFGKPALYVETNVRTVYIYTFFTTNDTVADVLILPLLQSTMDKANPKRFYNALMDTGAYIKQHYNYSRHSTQYKVQSPYHSSLRKVRGDIVRFLVHNGTVHKEVLLQHLNYPLEKIHLALDALCKENMICEEKNFYTIRTK